A single genomic interval of Streptomyces sp. NBC_00663 harbors:
- a CDS encoding GntR family transcriptional regulator, with protein MSEPEDIQNLDRRGPELVYAAVADAVAGQIARGELRPGDRIPGELEMAATYGVARMTVARAVRELRERGLVQTVRGKGTFVL; from the coding sequence ATGAGCGAGCCGGAAGACATCCAGAACCTCGACAGGCGCGGGCCTGAGCTGGTCTACGCGGCCGTGGCCGACGCGGTAGCCGGGCAGATCGCCCGGGGAGAGCTGCGCCCTGGTGACCGGATCCCTGGCGAGCTGGAGATGGCAGCCACATACGGTGTGGCGCGCATGACCGTGGCCCGTGCTGTGCGGGAGCTGCGGGAACGTGGCCTGGTCCAGACCGTGCGGGGCAAGGGCACATTCGTTCTCTAG
- a CDS encoding sigma-70 region 4 domain-containing protein, with translation MPKRKPAAHFAKQAQEAYELSLSGLSYRQIAEEMGVSLATVQRRLELYIKERVHPKADEYRARQIDSLHMYLRALRKPIESGDPKAIANAVRIQERIAKLLGLDSATAFKVEVEPSDKYTERSTAMRLIQGIIEQRGGDATKQREEIAAIEQAQAEGTPMPPRSRRPFSPEFLEKRAQEKAAWKRIHDGSNASPLSDEFATDNTFAPHEVQPEAVQIADESELDVSNFKGRRRTPQNPASRFLVDSDD, from the coding sequence ATGCCGAAGAGAAAGCCAGCAGCACATTTCGCAAAGCAGGCGCAGGAGGCGTACGAACTCAGCCTGTCTGGACTCAGCTACCGCCAGATTGCCGAGGAGATGGGCGTCTCGCTCGCCACGGTTCAGCGGCGGCTGGAGCTGTACATCAAGGAGCGCGTTCACCCCAAGGCGGACGAATATCGAGCTCGCCAGATCGACTCGCTCCACATGTACCTGCGTGCGCTGCGGAAGCCCATCGAGTCCGGCGACCCCAAGGCCATCGCGAATGCAGTCCGCATTCAGGAGCGCATTGCCAAGCTGCTCGGCCTGGACAGCGCCACGGCATTCAAGGTCGAGGTCGAGCCCTCCGACAAGTACACGGAACGTTCGACAGCGATGCGGCTGATCCAGGGGATCATCGAGCAGCGCGGCGGCGATGCCACCAAGCAGCGCGAGGAGATCGCCGCGATCGAGCAGGCACAGGCCGAGGGCACGCCGATGCCGCCCCGTTCTCGCCGCCCATTCTCGCCGGAGTTCCTGGAGAAGAGGGCCCAGGAAAAGGCGGCATGGAAGAGGATCCATGACGGGAGCAACGCCTCGCCCCTGTCCGACGAGTTCGCCACGGACAACACATTCGCACCCCACGAGGTCCAGCCCGAGGCAGTCCAAATCGCCGACGAATCCGAACTGGACGTGTCCAACTTCAAGGGCCGTCGCCGGACACCACAGAATCCGGCTTCTCGATTCCTCGTGGATTCGGACGACTGA